A DNA window from Micromonospora inyonensis contains the following coding sequences:
- the glgX gene encoding glycogen debranching protein GlgX, whose amino-acid sequence MQVWPGERYPLGATYDGMGTNFAIFSEMAEAVDLCLFDEWDTGAERRVRLREVDAHVWHAYLPGIEPGQRYGYRVHGPYDPANGLRCNPHKLLLDPYAKAIDGDVQWDPAVYDYVLGEPDRMSEADSAPFMPKSVVVNPYFDWGNDRPPRTPYHHSVIYEAHVRGLTMRHPDIPEELRGTYAGIASPPMIEYLTRLGVTAIELMPVHQFVHDHRLVDMGLRNYWGYNTIGFFAPHHGYSALGHLGQQVQEFRGMVRALHAAGIEVILDVVYNHTAEGNHLGPSLSFKGVDNPSYYRLSESDRRYYVDYTGTGNSLNVRSPHSLQLIMDSLRYWVTEMHVDGFRFDLAATLAREFYEVDRLSTFFEVVQQDPVVSQVKLIAEPWDVGPGGYQVGNFPPVWTEWNGKYRDTVRDFWRGEPATLAEFASRISGSADLYQDDGRKPFHSINFVTCHDGFTLADLVAYNDKHNEANGEENRDGESHNRSWNCGVEGPTDDEGVLALRARQRRNFLATLMLSQGVPMIGHGDELGRTQHGNNNAYCQDSELAWVDWENVDEQLLDFVRTLTDFRARHQVFRRRRFFTGLPVGGRTAEQPLPDLAWYTPDGREMNGDDWGNDFGRAVTLFVNGEGIRERGQYGQRHRDDSFLLCFNAHDAPLDFTLPGGEFGQKWQCVISTAAPFPDGTTVVGAAGTLRVPDRSLVVLERTV is encoded by the coding sequence ATGCAGGTCTGGCCGGGTGAGCGCTATCCGCTGGGGGCCACCTACGACGGGATGGGCACCAACTTCGCGATCTTCTCTGAGATGGCCGAGGCGGTGGACCTCTGCCTCTTCGACGAGTGGGACACCGGCGCCGAGCGGCGGGTCCGGCTGCGCGAGGTCGACGCCCACGTCTGGCACGCGTACCTCCCGGGCATCGAGCCGGGGCAGCGGTACGGCTACCGGGTCCACGGGCCGTACGACCCGGCGAACGGGCTGCGCTGCAATCCGCACAAGCTGCTGCTGGACCCGTACGCCAAGGCGATCGACGGGGACGTGCAGTGGGATCCCGCGGTCTACGACTACGTGCTGGGCGAGCCGGACCGGATGTCGGAGGCCGACTCCGCGCCGTTCATGCCCAAGTCGGTGGTGGTCAACCCGTACTTCGACTGGGGCAACGACCGGCCGCCCCGCACCCCGTACCACCACTCGGTGATCTACGAGGCGCACGTGCGCGGGCTGACCATGCGGCACCCGGACATCCCCGAGGAGCTGCGCGGCACGTACGCCGGGATCGCCTCCCCGCCGATGATCGAGTACCTGACCCGCCTCGGGGTGACCGCGATCGAGCTGATGCCGGTGCACCAGTTCGTGCACGACCACCGCCTGGTCGACATGGGCCTGCGCAACTACTGGGGCTACAACACCATCGGCTTCTTCGCCCCGCACCACGGCTACTCCGCGCTCGGCCACCTCGGCCAGCAGGTGCAGGAGTTCCGGGGCATGGTGCGGGCGTTGCACGCGGCCGGCATCGAGGTCATCCTCGACGTGGTCTACAACCACACCGCCGAGGGCAACCACCTCGGGCCGTCGCTGAGCTTCAAGGGCGTGGACAACCCCAGCTACTACCGCCTCTCCGAGTCCGACCGGCGCTACTACGTCGACTACACCGGCACCGGCAACAGCCTCAACGTCCGCAGCCCGCACTCACTCCAGCTGATCATGGACTCGCTGCGGTACTGGGTGACCGAGATGCACGTCGACGGTTTCCGCTTCGACCTCGCGGCCACCCTGGCCCGGGAGTTCTACGAGGTGGACCGCCTCTCCACCTTCTTCGAGGTGGTCCAGCAGGACCCGGTGGTCAGCCAGGTCAAGCTGATCGCCGAGCCGTGGGACGTCGGTCCCGGCGGCTACCAGGTCGGCAACTTCCCTCCGGTCTGGACCGAGTGGAACGGCAAGTACCGGGACACCGTCCGGGACTTCTGGCGCGGCGAGCCGGCCACCCTGGCCGAGTTCGCCTCCCGGATCTCCGGCTCCGCCGACCTCTACCAGGACGACGGGCGCAAGCCGTTCCACAGCATCAACTTCGTCACCTGCCACGACGGATTCACCCTCGCCGACCTGGTGGCGTACAACGACAAGCACAACGAGGCCAACGGCGAGGAGAACCGGGACGGCGAGAGCCACAACCGGTCCTGGAACTGCGGCGTCGAGGGCCCCACCGACGACGAGGGCGTGCTCGCCCTGCGTGCCCGGCAGCGGCGCAACTTCCTGGCCACCCTGATGCTCTCCCAGGGCGTGCCGATGATCGGCCACGGTGACGAGCTGGGCCGCACCCAGCACGGCAACAACAACGCCTACTGCCAGGACAGCGAGCTGGCCTGGGTCGACTGGGAGAACGTCGACGAGCAGCTGCTGGACTTCGTCCGGACGCTCACCGACTTCCGGGCCCGGCACCAGGTGTTCCGCCGCCGCCGGTTCTTCACCGGGCTGCCGGTCGGCGGTCGGACCGCCGAACAGCCCCTGCCCGACCTGGCCTGGTACACCCCGGACGGGCGGGAGATGAACGGCGACGACTGGGGCAACGACTTCGGCCGCGCGGTCACCCTCTTCGTCAACGGCGAGGGCATCCGGGAGCGCGGCCAGTACGGCCAGCGCCACCGCGACGACTCCTTCCTGCTCTGCTTCAACGCCCACGACGCCCCGCTGGACTTCACCCTCCCCGGTGGGGAGTTCGGCCAGAAGTGGCAGTGCGTGATCAGCACCGCCGCTCCGTTCCCCGACGGCACGACGGTGGTCGGCGCGGCCGGCACCCTGCGGGTGCCGGACCGTTCCCTGGTGGTCCTGGAGAGGACAGTCTGA
- a CDS encoding glycosyltransferase family 4 protein — protein sequence MTTPRVGDLASPSDRPCRPTLTSRPAIPQPAGSTSRPRRILMLSWEYPPVLVGGLGRHVHALSVALVAAGHEVTVVTRHAEGAPLEEYADGVRIVRAAEDPVTFPLATGSLLAWTMAFNHTLTRAALRAAESGGYDVVHAHDWLVAHTAMTLREHLDVPLVSTIHATEAGRHQGWLPEEMNRTIHAVEHWLSNESGRVIVCSRYMRDEVTGLFGVPAGRVDVVPNGVEPHRWKAPVAAVAAARRRFAGDGPLVTFAGRLVYEKGVQHLLAGLPRLRDRHPGLRAVIVGDGPYRGELEAEVHRLGLGGTVSLPGFLGGTDLPAVMAASDCFAVPSIYEPFGMVALEGAAAGAPLAVAATGGLAEIVEPGVTGMTFRPQDPEGLSEAVHALLSDTEHARVLARRARAMVHERYGWAAIAQRTAATYATAIAGSSSFTTEQAGLRMAIGRPAAPPVHEGNLLVAAGLR from the coding sequence GTGACGACCCCGCGGGTCGGCGACCTCGCGAGCCCCTCGGACCGGCCCTGCCGGCCCACCCTCACCTCCCGCCCTGCGATCCCCCAGCCCGCCGGCTCGACATCCCGTCCGCGCCGGATCCTGATGCTCTCCTGGGAGTACCCCCCGGTGCTCGTCGGCGGCCTCGGCCGCCACGTACACGCCCTGTCGGTGGCCCTGGTCGCCGCCGGGCACGAGGTCACCGTGGTCACCCGCCACGCCGAGGGCGCGCCGCTGGAGGAGTACGCCGACGGGGTACGGATCGTCCGGGCGGCCGAGGACCCGGTGACCTTCCCGCTGGCCACCGGTTCGCTACTGGCCTGGACGATGGCGTTCAACCACACCCTCACCCGGGCCGCGCTGCGCGCCGCCGAGTCCGGCGGCTACGACGTCGTCCACGCCCACGACTGGCTGGTCGCGCACACCGCGATGACCCTGCGCGAGCACCTGGACGTGCCGCTGGTGAGCACGATCCACGCCACCGAGGCGGGACGGCACCAGGGCTGGCTGCCGGAGGAGATGAACCGCACCATCCACGCGGTCGAGCACTGGCTCAGCAACGAGTCCGGCCGGGTGATCGTCTGCTCCCGGTACATGCGCGACGAGGTGACCGGGCTGTTCGGCGTACCGGCCGGGCGGGTCGACGTGGTGCCCAACGGGGTCGAGCCGCACCGCTGGAAGGCCCCGGTGGCGGCGGTGGCCGCCGCCCGCCGGCGGTTCGCCGGGGACGGCCCGCTGGTCACCTTCGCCGGCCGGCTGGTCTACGAGAAGGGCGTACAGCACCTCCTCGCCGGGCTGCCCCGGCTGCGGGACCGGCACCCGGGCCTGCGGGCGGTGATCGTCGGCGACGGCCCCTACCGGGGTGAACTGGAGGCCGAGGTGCACCGGCTCGGCCTGGGCGGCACGGTCAGCCTGCCGGGCTTCCTCGGCGGTACCGACCTGCCCGCGGTGATGGCCGCCTCGGATTGCTTCGCGGTACCCAGCATCTACGAGCCGTTCGGCATGGTGGCACTGGAGGGGGCGGCGGCCGGCGCGCCGCTGGCGGTCGCCGCGACCGGTGGCCTCGCCGAGATCGTCGAGCCGGGGGTCACCGGCATGACCTTCCGCCCGCAGGACCCGGAGGGGCTCAGCGAGGCGGTGCACGCGCTGCTGTCGGACACCGAGCACGCCCGGGTGCTGGCCCGCCGCGCCCGGGCCATGGTGCACGAGCGGTACGGCTGGGCGGCCATCGCCCAGCGGACCGCCGCCACCTACGCCACCGCCATCGCCGGGTCGTCGTCCTTCACCACCGAGCAGGCCGGCCTGCGGATGGCGATCGGCCGCCCGGCCGCGCCACCGGTGCACGAGGGCAACCTGCTCGTCGCCGCCGGCCTGCGCTGA
- a CDS encoding citrate synthase, whose translation MTEVKLDHPGGQLSMPVQSAVEGPAGIRVGKLLNETGLVTYDPGFVNTAACSSAITYIDGDAGILRYRGYPIGQLAEKSSFLEVSYLLIYGELPTATQLEEFDQRIRRHSLLHEEMRRFFDGFPRDAHPMAVLSSAVSAISTFYQDSLDPFDAEHVEMSTVRLMAKVPTIASYAYKKSIGQAMLYPDNSLGYVENFLRMTFGVPAEPYDVDPVMARVLDMLFVLHADHEQNCSTSTVRLVGSSNANLFASVSAGVNALFGPLHGGANQAVLEMLQRIQDDGGDVQSFVRKVKDKADGVKLMGFGHRVYKNYDPRAAIVKKAAQDVLGRMAKPDPLLDLAMQLEEIALADDFFVSRRLYPNVDFYTGLIYKAMGFPTKMFTVLFALGRLPGWIAQWREMIGDPETKIGRPRQLYTGAEERAYVPRDER comes from the coding sequence ATGACGGAAGTCAAGCTCGATCACCCCGGTGGGCAGCTTTCGATGCCGGTGCAGTCCGCGGTCGAAGGCCCCGCCGGAATCCGGGTGGGCAAACTGCTGAACGAGACCGGGCTCGTCACCTACGATCCCGGGTTCGTCAACACGGCGGCCTGCTCCTCGGCGATCACCTACATCGACGGGGACGCGGGCATCCTGCGGTACCGGGGCTACCCCATCGGGCAACTGGCCGAGAAGTCCTCCTTCCTGGAGGTCTCCTACCTGCTCATCTACGGTGAGCTGCCGACCGCGACCCAGCTCGAGGAGTTCGACCAGCGGATCCGCCGGCACTCGCTGCTGCACGAGGAGATGCGGCGCTTCTTCGACGGCTTCCCGCGCGACGCGCACCCGATGGCGGTGCTCTCCTCGGCGGTGAGCGCGATCTCCACCTTCTACCAGGACAGCCTGGACCCGTTCGACGCCGAGCACGTGGAGATGTCCACCGTCCGGCTGATGGCCAAGGTCCCCACCATCGCCTCGTACGCGTACAAGAAGTCCATCGGACAGGCCATGCTCTACCCGGACAACTCGCTCGGGTACGTGGAGAACTTCCTCCGAATGACCTTCGGCGTGCCGGCCGAACCGTACGACGTCGACCCGGTGATGGCCCGCGTGCTGGACATGCTCTTCGTGCTGCACGCCGACCACGAGCAGAACTGCTCGACCTCGACGGTGCGTCTGGTCGGCTCCAGCAACGCCAACCTCTTCGCCTCGGTCTCGGCCGGCGTGAACGCGCTCTTCGGCCCGCTGCACGGCGGTGCCAACCAGGCGGTGCTGGAGATGCTCCAGCGCATCCAGGACGACGGCGGGGACGTGCAGTCCTTCGTGCGGAAGGTCAAGGACAAGGCCGACGGCGTCAAGCTGATGGGCTTCGGCCACCGGGTCTACAAGAACTACGACCCCCGTGCCGCCATCGTCAAGAAGGCCGCCCAGGACGTGCTCGGTCGGATGGCCAAGCCGGACCCGCTGCTCGACCTCGCGATGCAGCTCGAGGAGATCGCCCTCGCCGACGACTTCTTCGTCTCCCGCAGGCTCTACCCGAACGTGGACTTCTACACCGGCCTGATCTACAAGGCCATGGGCTTCCCGACCAAGATGTTCACGGTGCTCTTCGCGCTCGGTCGGCTGCCCGGCTGGATCGCCCAGTGGCGCGAGATGATCGGCGACCCGGAGACCAAGATCGGCCGCCCGCGGCAGCTCTACACCGGTGCCGAGGAGCGCGCCTACGTCCCGCGCGACGAGCGCTGA
- a CDS encoding sulfatase-like hydrolase/transferase, with protein MAERTIAPPAVAAPAPARTPPPWRAEGGLVLEVAALVGLAVTQPLLDALGRSPDFFLFHRATPAQVGTLVALVALGPTVALAGLGALTRLAGHRARLAVHRLLVALLLGLLAVQVGREVTPLRGVPLLLLAGAAGVGGAVAHRRWQAPGRVLRAAAVGPPVFVALFVLVSPASAVVLPRAEDAGAGMAAGPGGHPPLVLLVLDELPLVSLLGPDGRIDATRFPHFAELAAGSTWYRNATGVSGWTPYALPAMLTGRYPARPDAPHHSRYPENLFTAFGGLYDIRAQESITRLCPPSRCDQPVGPEQGLGVLVRSSVDLLRQLVAPVESRVDPEASYREPTAAEAGLDAAEPPPTDPKFRWDSLDDHQPARFTGFLAGLRPAARPTLHFLHLLMPHSPWAYLPSGARYEAPDDLPDDGAGWADLGRQRHLAQLGYTDRLIGETLRTLRATGLYDQALLVVTADHGVSFTTGYQGRGLDAIRRSPGEVAWVPTFVKEPGQRAGRVDDRNWEHVDLLPTMADLARVRLPWRVDGRSARQGPRGGADKRFYDRPGQPLTLSGGVPAPAPPAPHPLVGTTVGDRPTGGTVRVANLDAFRAVDPAAGRLPAMVWGTVPDRVPDGTLLAVAVNGRVGAVVPVVPPDPQGRRFAALLTDDALFRAGPNRLDVHRVAPDGSLRRLTPVD; from the coding sequence GTGGCTGAGCGGACGATCGCGCCCCCGGCTGTCGCCGCCCCGGCACCCGCGCGCACGCCGCCGCCCTGGCGGGCCGAGGGCGGACTGGTGCTGGAGGTGGCCGCCCTGGTCGGCCTGGCCGTCACCCAGCCGCTGCTGGACGCACTCGGTCGCAGCCCGGACTTCTTCCTGTTCCACCGGGCCACCCCCGCTCAGGTCGGGACGCTGGTCGCCCTGGTCGCACTGGGGCCCACCGTGGCGTTGGCCGGGCTCGGCGCGCTGACCCGGCTGGCCGGTCACCGGGCCCGGCTGGCGGTGCACCGGCTGCTCGTGGCCCTGCTGCTCGGTCTCCTCGCCGTCCAGGTGGGGCGGGAGGTCACCCCACTGCGGGGCGTACCGCTGCTGCTGCTGGCCGGCGCGGCGGGCGTGGGGGGCGCGGTGGCGCACCGGCGCTGGCAGGCGCCCGGCCGGGTGCTCCGGGCGGCAGCGGTCGGCCCACCGGTCTTCGTCGCCCTGTTCGTCCTCGTCTCGCCCGCCTCGGCGGTGGTGCTGCCCCGCGCCGAGGACGCGGGCGCGGGGATGGCGGCCGGACCCGGCGGGCACCCGCCGCTGGTGCTGCTCGTCCTCGACGAACTGCCGCTGGTCTCGCTGCTCGGCCCGGACGGGCGGATCGACGCGACCCGGTTCCCGCACTTCGCCGAACTGGCAGCCGGGTCGACCTGGTACCGCAACGCCACCGGCGTCAGCGGCTGGACCCCCTACGCGCTGCCGGCGATGCTGACCGGTCGGTATCCGGCCCGGCCGGACGCCCCGCACCACTCCCGGTACCCGGAGAACCTCTTCACCGCCTTCGGCGGTCTCTACGACATCCGCGCGCAGGAGAGCATCACCCGGCTCTGCCCGCCGAGCCGCTGCGACCAGCCGGTCGGCCCGGAGCAGGGGCTCGGGGTGCTGGTCCGCTCCAGCGTCGACCTGCTGCGCCAGCTCGTCGCACCGGTGGAGAGCCGGGTCGACCCGGAGGCGAGCTACCGGGAACCGACCGCCGCCGAGGCGGGACTGGACGCGGCCGAGCCGCCCCCGACCGACCCGAAGTTCCGCTGGGACAGCCTGGACGACCACCAGCCGGCCCGGTTCACCGGTTTCCTGGCCGGCCTGCGCCCCGCCGCGCGGCCCACGCTGCACTTCCTGCACCTGCTCATGCCGCACAGCCCGTGGGCGTACCTGCCTTCCGGGGCGCGGTACGAGGCCCCGGACGACCTGCCGGACGACGGCGCCGGCTGGGCCGACCTGGGCCGGCAGCGGCACCTGGCCCAGCTCGGCTACACCGACCGGCTGATCGGCGAGACGCTGCGGACGCTGCGCGCCACGGGTCTCTACGACCAGGCGCTGCTGGTGGTCACCGCCGACCACGGGGTCAGCTTCACGACCGGCTACCAGGGCCGGGGCCTGGACGCGATCCGCCGGTCCCCGGGCGAGGTGGCCTGGGTGCCGACGTTCGTCAAGGAGCCCGGCCAGCGGGCCGGACGGGTCGACGACCGGAACTGGGAGCACGTCGACCTGCTGCCGACCATGGCCGACCTGGCCCGGGTCCGGTTGCCCTGGCGGGTCGACGGGCGGTCGGCGCGCCAGGGGCCCCGCGGAGGCGCCGACAAGCGCTTCTACGACCGGCCGGGGCAGCCCCTGACCCTGTCCGGCGGGGTACCCGCGCCGGCGCCGCCCGCACCCCACCCGCTGGTGGGCACCACGGTCGGCGACCGGCCGACCGGCGGCACGGTCCGGGTGGCCAACCTCGACGCGTTCCGCGCCGTGGACCCGGCCGCCGGCCGGTTGCCCGCGATGGTCTGGGGAACCGTGCCGGACCGGGTGCCCGACGGCACGCTGCTGGCCGTGGCGGTCAACGGCCGGGTCGGCGCGGTCGTGCCCGTGGTGCCACCCGATCCGCAGGGACGGCGCTTCGCCGCGCTGCTGACCGACGACGCACTCTTCCGGGCCGGACCGAACCGGCTCGACGTTCACCGGGTGGCTCCGGACGGGTCGCTGCGCCGGCTCACCCCCGTCGACTGA
- a CDS encoding class I SAM-dependent methyltransferase, producing MTIPDIGLRAEPGSFRDPANRVFHRDGDVLRGLDEQAARDYRALAGTEFFRALLAAGKVCGSEPVEPVPGTPWTVVLRHERIPFVSHPYEWSFGMLRDAALLHLEILRTALTHGFTLKDGSAYNVQWRGVAPVFIDVGSFEPACEGEPWAGYRQFCQTLLYPLLLQAHLGVDFQPWLRSRVDGIEADQLRPLFKGVRRLLPGVPTHVHLHGAMQRRHATATTTDVRDQLRAAGYSRDLALATVRGIERLVGRLDRLPPESHWADYQRTCGYSAEDRAGKERFVEAALATGPRPRLVLDLGANDGRYALVAARYADQVVAVEEDPAVADRLYRRLRAERERRILPLVMDLADPSPGGGWRGVERASFTARATADAVLALAVVHHLAIGRNVPLPEVVDALVGLTRPGGRLVVEFVHPRDPMARRLLANKPVGLFPDYRPEVFERLLGARCRIARRLDLPSGTRTLYLGTVGG from the coding sequence ATGACGATCCCCGACATTGGGCTCCGGGCCGAGCCGGGCTCGTTCCGCGACCCGGCGAACCGGGTGTTCCACCGCGACGGCGACGTCCTGCGCGGTCTCGACGAGCAGGCCGCCCGCGACTACCGGGCGCTGGCCGGCACGGAGTTCTTCCGCGCCCTGCTCGCCGCCGGCAAGGTCTGCGGCAGCGAACCGGTCGAGCCGGTGCCCGGCACGCCCTGGACGGTCGTGCTGCGGCACGAGCGGATCCCCTTCGTCTCCCACCCGTACGAGTGGTCGTTCGGCATGCTGCGCGACGCCGCGCTGCTGCACCTGGAGATCCTGCGCACCGCCCTGACCCACGGGTTCACCCTCAAGGACGGGTCGGCGTACAACGTGCAGTGGCGCGGCGTCGCCCCGGTCTTCATCGACGTGGGCTCGTTCGAGCCGGCCTGCGAGGGCGAACCCTGGGCGGGTTACCGGCAGTTCTGCCAGACGCTGCTCTATCCGCTGCTGCTCCAGGCCCACCTCGGCGTGGACTTCCAGCCCTGGCTGCGCTCCCGCGTGGACGGCATCGAGGCCGACCAGCTCCGGCCGCTGTTCAAGGGCGTACGTCGCCTGCTGCCCGGCGTACCGACCCACGTGCACCTGCACGGGGCGATGCAACGGCGGCACGCCACCGCCACCACCACCGACGTCCGCGACCAGCTCCGGGCCGCCGGGTACTCCCGGGACCTGGCCCTGGCCACCGTCCGGGGCATCGAGCGGCTGGTCGGTCGGCTGGACCGCCTTCCGCCGGAGAGCCACTGGGCCGACTACCAGCGCACCTGCGGCTACTCCGCGGAGGACCGGGCCGGTAAGGAACGCTTCGTCGAGGCCGCGCTGGCGACCGGGCCGCGCCCCCGGCTCGTGCTCGACCTGGGGGCCAACGACGGCCGGTACGCCCTCGTCGCCGCCCGGTACGCCGACCAGGTGGTCGCCGTCGAGGAGGACCCGGCGGTGGCCGACCGGCTCTACCGGCGGCTGCGCGCCGAACGGGAACGACGGATCCTGCCCCTGGTCATGGACCTCGCCGACCCGTCGCCCGGTGGCGGCTGGCGCGGGGTCGAGCGGGCCTCGTTCACGGCCCGGGCCACCGCTGACGCCGTGCTCGCCCTCGCGGTCGTGCACCACCTGGCCATCGGGCGCAACGTGCCCCTGCCGGAGGTGGTCGACGCCCTGGTCGGGCTGACCCGTCCCGGTGGACGGCTCGTGGTGGAGTTCGTGCACCCCCGCGACCCGATGGCGCGGCGGCTGCTGGCGAACAAGCCGGTGGGCCTCTTCCCGGACTACCGTCCGGAGGTCTTCGAGCGGCTGCTCGGCGCGCGGTGCCGGATCGCCCGCCGGCTCGACCTGCCCTCCGGCACCCGGACGCTGTACCTCGGGACCGTGGGTGGCTGA
- a CDS encoding VOC family protein encodes MTPRFDLVGMVATDLPRTLDFYRRLGVDVPPGAEHEPHVEVALPGGLRLAWDTVETIRSFDPDWQPGSGGPRVSLAFRCADPAEVDRYYAELTGAGFTGHRPPWDAFWGQRYAVLHDPEGTGVDLYAPLPERPSPPG; translated from the coding sequence ATGACACCTCGCTTCGACCTGGTCGGGATGGTCGCCACGGACCTGCCCCGGACCCTGGACTTCTACCGCCGCCTCGGGGTCGACGTGCCGCCCGGCGCGGAGCACGAACCGCACGTGGAGGTGGCCCTGCCGGGCGGTCTCCGGCTGGCCTGGGACACCGTGGAGACCATCCGCTCGTTCGACCCGGACTGGCAGCCGGGCAGCGGTGGGCCACGGGTCAGCCTGGCGTTCCGGTGCGCCGACCCGGCCGAGGTCGACCGGTACTACGCCGAGCTGACCGGGGCGGGTTTCACCGGGCACCGCCCGCCGTGGGACGCCTTCTGGGGACAGCGGTACGCCGTCCTGCACGACCCGGAGGGCACCGGCGTCGACCTCTACGCCCCGCTCCCGGAACGGCCGTCACCCCCGGGCTGA
- a CDS encoding dolichyl-phosphate beta-glucosyltransferase: MTYSPQAGPVASTRPDAPPTLLDVVVPVHNEEVDLGPCVRRLYAHLTAHVPYPFRITIADNASSDGTLAVAERLAAELPHVVVRHLDAKGRGRALRAAWSASPGSVLAYLDVDLSTDLAALLPLVAPLVSGHSDLAVGTRLARGSRVVRGPKREVISRGYNLLLRGTLAARFSDAQCGFKAIRSDVAQRLLPLVEDTGWFFDTELLVLAERAGLRIHEVPVDWIDDPDSRVDIVSTAVADLRGIGRLGRALFTGALPLAELREQLGRAPLRPPPERVPLGLPRQLARFAAVGVASTLAYLVIFMLARGTLGAQPANLLALLLTAVANTAANRRLTFGISGRRHAGRHHLQGLAAFALGLALTSGSLATLHAVTAAPARPVELVVLIAANLAATVLRFVLLRAALHHRR, encoded by the coding sequence ATGACGTACTCCCCGCAGGCCGGACCGGTCGCATCGACCCGCCCGGACGCCCCACCGACCCTCCTCGACGTGGTCGTTCCCGTCCACAACGAGGAGGTCGACCTCGGTCCCTGCGTCCGGCGGCTGTACGCCCACCTCACCGCGCACGTGCCGTACCCGTTCCGGATCACCATCGCGGACAACGCCAGTTCCGACGGCACCCTGGCGGTGGCCGAACGGCTCGCCGCCGAACTGCCCCACGTCGTGGTGCGGCACCTGGACGCCAAGGGGCGCGGTCGGGCGCTGCGGGCCGCCTGGTCCGCCTCGCCCGGCTCGGTCCTGGCCTACCTGGACGTGGACCTCTCCACCGACCTGGCCGCGCTGCTGCCGCTGGTCGCGCCGCTGGTCTCGGGGCACTCCGACCTGGCGGTCGGCACCCGGCTGGCGCGGGGCTCGCGGGTGGTCCGGGGTCCGAAGCGGGAAGTCATCTCCCGGGGCTACAACCTGCTGCTGCGTGGCACGTTGGCGGCCCGGTTCTCCGACGCGCAGTGCGGGTTCAAGGCCATCCGGTCCGACGTCGCGCAGCGGCTGCTGCCGCTGGTCGAGGACACCGGCTGGTTCTTCGACACCGAGCTGCTGGTGCTCGCCGAACGGGCCGGGCTGCGCATTCACGAGGTGCCGGTGGACTGGATCGACGACCCGGACAGTCGGGTGGACATCGTGTCCACCGCCGTGGCCGACCTGCGCGGCATCGGGCGGCTCGGTCGGGCCCTGTTCACCGGCGCGCTGCCCCTGGCCGAGTTGCGCGAACAGCTCGGTCGGGCCCCACTGCGCCCGCCGCCGGAGCGGGTGCCGCTCGGGCTGCCCCGGCAACTCGCCCGGTTCGCCGCGGTCGGGGTGGCCAGCACCCTCGCCTATCTGGTGATCTTCATGCTCGCCCGGGGGACGCTCGGCGCCCAGCCGGCGAACCTGCTCGCCCTGCTGCTCACGGCGGTCGCGAACACGGCCGCGAACCGGCGGTTGACCTTCGGGATCAGCGGTCGTCGGCACGCCGGCCGGCACCACCTCCAGGGCCTGGCCGCCTTCGCGCTGGGGCTGGCGCTGACCAGCGGGTCGCTCGCCACGCTGCACGCCGTGACCGCCGCCCCGGCCCGACCGGTGGAACTGGTGGTCCTGATCGCGGCGAACCTGGCCGCCACGGTGCTGCGGTTCGTGCTGCTCCGCGCCGCGCTGCACCACCGGCGCTGA